Proteins found in one Neurospora crassa OR74A linkage group II, whole genome shotgun sequence genomic segment:
- the vad-5 gene encoding fungal specific transcription factor, with protein MFLDRHLPRIHPIGDLVETVPNQAAFAGNCLLSKSSTMAAASSHNNNNKPSCPRSPVDPSTGTPLFDESPVSSATSAKPHAPQQPYLGGLTSTTPSATVPGTTPASSVPASAPRPPSPRSLPQPPHPPRISTLASSSTENLLGHQVSHQNSSFHSYTPATTATPFTMGGRDSLPSNDSVSGTPGPSSGHQLPSSSSQAQKRAYRQRRKDPSCDACRERKVKCDATDTTSCSECSSRNVKCQFTKETNRRMSSIKQVQDLEKTLDKLKRENLNLKRALETQGHGVHGHVNHSLGRGQAHMPMDRMDIDSGPVVGGMGIEQMLALLLPEIGAEPKPKKRPVPIPALAQARSNIRIPAKGVWKPPAQYRHSPAGPSIFDYTPRPELPSQQTTDHLMRCYYSSAHTMTPIIHWPTFRQEVDNLYRPGGLTQHVPTSFLAMFYAVLAVGALFSPDPHRSYRAAEWIEASRKLIDPWGNDFVLDHARSLVFISIALNELNLKSAAWNWLGNAVKVAQDIGLHSDMGSWPLIEKEMRKRTWWSIYILDRSLSLELGRPMLIDDVDCDVPLPMGVDDHFIRDNGMVVPNGAEPLTHSLLAITHVVRSYTALGRLLSLSGNEGPMLHNRNEFMSPAIPPARLATFDQYFASCLRTFPPACDPSSGSPLAPVLLNPLIYLLHARLLLHRQNLSPQCPPDSRLLAVEQCTNIALETAAYLKRMTPTLPEGATALTTMHIFRCALFLLLIGHLDQALVCIRELAAINTNREVAVPCGRYLLFFVGVVGQKRSDYLQRIMMTGSPEPAPVRLRNALVRDEELIAYVSADLQARPDTAWIWAGGEQDHAAAAAAAAAAGRVVGSTSGSSHGGANGLGTLFSEEAKMGLSKEEINEWNVNKGWTRLDEMVRGLAHPLAVPLAQVPMVPSTSSQTPTSATRPTHSLASTPTSATAPPPPYSQGPPPPVTVSGPHPPPPPPVHYSHHAPPPPPPPPPPPPPSARGRQMPPIQPGPSPQQPPPPASWGHPTSGPTLPPPQQARSPYIPPHAHHPQGPPPPAQPPTLPSISPAGTPRIKSEPGLPSLPPLGGDRDDKRPIGLGIGGGGGGERGPASAISPSNRAAVLQSSVGGGHGAGSPTLSVSRSPISATTTPTTAMMPNGILNPIGGKENANLKPPAIKSQSQERISIANII; from the coding sequence ATGTTCCTCGACCGGCATCTCCCCAGAATCCATCCTATTGGGGACCTTGTGGAGACGGTTCCGAATCAGGCTGCTTTTGCCGGAAACTGCCTCCTCTCAAAATCCAGCACCATGGCAGCTGCGTCGTCGcacaataacaataacaagcCATCATGCCCTCGATCCCCCGTTGACCCATCGACTGGCACTCCATTATTCGACGAGTCACCCGTCTCGTCGGCTACCTCTGCCAAACCGCATGCGCCACAGCAACCGTATCTTGGCGGCCTGACTAGCACGACTCCTTCTGCTACTGTACCAGGGACGACCCCGGCTTCATCGGTTCCGGCTTCAGcacctcgccctccttcaCCACGATCGCTGCCGCAGCCACCACATCCACCGAGGATCTCCACTCTGGCATCATCTTCGACAGAGAACCTTCTTGGCCACCAGGTCTCTCACCAGAACTCATCATTCCACTCATACACGCCTGCCACCACAGCAACGCCCTTCACCATGGGAGGCCGAGACTCCCTCCCGTCCAACGACTCAGTGTCTGGCACGCCGGGCCCTTCATCCGGCCACCAGTTACCCTCGTCCAGTTCACAAGCCCAGAAGCGGGCATATCgccagaggaggaaagatCCAAGTTGCGACGCCTGCCGAGAGAGAAAGGTCAAGTGCGACGCGACCGACACTACCAGCTGCTCCGAATGTTCAAGCCGCAATGTCAAGTGCCAATTCACCAAGGAGACGAACCGGCGCATGTCTTCCATTAAGCAGGTGCAGGATCTCGAAAAGACGCTGGACAAGCTCAAGCGGGAGAACCTCAACCTTAAGCGGGCTTTGGAAACCCAGGGTCACGGTGTTCATGGCCATGTTAACCATAGTCTAGGCCGTGGACAAGCTCACATGCCCATGGACCGCATGGACATTGACAGCGGTCCTGTTGTTGGCGGCATGGGCATTGAGCAGAtgcttgcccttcttcttcccgagATAGGCGCCGaaccgaagccgaagaagaggccTGTCCCGATTCCCGCGCTTGCGCAAGCCCGGTCAAACATCCGAATCCCCGCAAAAGGAGTGTGGAAGCCGCCGGCGCAATATCGGCATTCGCCAGCTGGTCCATCCATCTTTGACTACACACCGAGGCCCGAGTTGCCCTCGCAACAGACAACGGACCACCTGATGCGCTGCTATTACTCGTCCGCTCATACCATGACGCCCATTATACACTGGCCCACCTTCCGGCAAGAGGTGGATAACTTGTACAGGCCAGGAGGACTAACACAGCATGTGCCTACGTCGTTTTTGGCCATGTTCTACGCCGTTCTTGCTGTAGGCGCTCTGTTTTCTCCAGATCCGCACCGTTCTTACCGGGCAGCCGAGTGGATCGAGGCCTCCAGGAAGCTTATTGACCCTTGGGGTAACGACTTTGTGCTGGACCATGCTCGATCATTGGTTTTCATCAGCATTGCCCTCAATGAGCTCAACCTGAAGTCCGCGGCATGGAACTGGCTCGGTAACGCAGTCAAGGTGGCCCAGGACATTGGCCTGCACTCGGATATGGGTTCGTGGCCATTGATTGAAAAAGAGATGCGGAAGCGTACCTGGTGGTCCATCTACATCCTTGACCGCAGTCTAAGCCTCGAGCTTGGGCGCCCCATGTTGATCGATGATGTCGACTGCGACGTGCCACTCCCCATGGGCGTAGATGACCACTTTATACGCGACAACGGAATGGTTGTTCCCAACGGCGCCGAACCCCTTACTCACTCGCTGCTCGCCATCACACACGTTGTGCGATCATACACTGCCCTCGGCCGACTGCTTTCTTTGTCCGGGAATGAAGGACCAATGCTTCACAACCGCAACGAGTTCATGAGTCCAGCAATCCCGCCTGCTCGGCTCGCGACCTTTGATCAATACTTTGCATCCTGCCTGCGTACCTTCCCTCCGGCGTGCGACCCTTCTTCTGGCTCCCCACTCGCCCCGGTACTGCTCAACCCGCTGATCTACCTCCTACATGCGCGACTCCTGCTTCATCGCCAGAACCTTTCTCCGCAATGCCCACCCGATTCCCGTCTCCTGGCTGTGGAGCAGTGTACAAACATTGCGTTGGAGACTGCTGCTTACCTAAAGCGTATGACACCTACCCTTCCCGAGGGAGCCACAGCGCTCACGACCATGCACATCTTCAGGTGCGCCTTGTTCCTCCTGCTCATCGGCCACTTGGACCAAGCTCTCGTGTGCATACGGGAGCTGGCAGCGATCAATACCAACAGGGAGGTTGCCGTTCCCTGTGGACGTTACCTCTTGTTCTTTGTTGGCGTTGTAGGACAAAAGAGGAGCGACTATCTCCAGAGGATCATGATGACGGGGAGCCCAGAACCGGCGCCAGTGAGGTTGAGAAACGCTCTGGTAAGGGATGAGGAGCTGATTGCATATGTGAGCGCGGATCTGCAGGCGCGGCCCGATACAGCGTGGATCTGGGCAGGCGGAGAGCAGGACCATGCAGCAGCTGcagctgcggcggcggcggctgggcGTGTAGTGGGGAGCACCAGCGGCTCAAGCCATGGAGGAGCCAACGGATTGGGAACTCTTTTCAGCGAGGAAGCCAAGATGGGCTTGTCGAAGGAGGAAATCAACGAGTGGAACGTCAACAAGGGCTGGACGAGACTGGACGAAATGGTGCGCGGATTAGCTCATCCGCTTGCGGTACCGTTAGCACAGGTACCAATGGTGCCATCGACTTCGAGCCAAACGCCAACTTCAGCTACCAGACCTACACACTCGTTGGCTTCAACACCCACATCCGCcactgctcctcctcccccttacTCACAAGGCCCGCCGCCACCAGTAACGGTCTCCGGgccccatcctcctcctcctcctcccgtaCACTATAGCCATCatgcaccaccgccaccgccaccaccaccaccgccgccgccgccgtcagcTCGAGGACGCCAAATGCCACCAATTCAACCCGGACCCAGCCCGCAACAACCGCCCCCGCCAGCAAGTTGGGGCCATCCCACGAGCGGCCCgaccctccctcccccgcAACAGGCCCGATCTCCATACATCCCCCCGCATGCGCACCACCCCCAGggtcctccaccaccagcacaaCCCCCAACGCTCCCTAGCATCTCACCAGCCGGTACTCCCCGTATCAAGAGCGAACCCGGACTGCCATCCCTACCACCCCTTGGAGGAGACAGAGATGATAAGCGACCTATCGGCCTGGGaatcggtggtggtggtggtggtgaaagaGGACCGGCAAGTGCCATAAGCCCCTCCAACAGGGCAGCGGTGCTTCAGAGCAGCGTAGGCGGTGGACATGGAGCGGGCAGTCCCACGCTGAGCGTCAGCCGCAGCCCAATAAgtgcgacgacgacgccgacgacgGCCATGATGCCGAACGGAATCTTGAATCCGATCGGTGGGAAGGAGAATGCGAACCTGAAACCGCCGGCGATTAAGAGTCAGAGTCAGGAGAGGATAAGCATTGCCAACATCATTTAG